From Scomber scombrus chromosome 6, fScoSco1.1, whole genome shotgun sequence, the proteins below share one genomic window:
- the tcp11l1 gene encoding T-complex protein 11-like protein 1 — protein MPKEADNLEGGGDKEAKEEKAQDSSEEMVRKRVRANTPSPHRGNTPQASPPRFVSVEELMETAKGVNNMALAHEIMVNQAFQVKPAELPEGSLERKVKEIMHKAFWDCLEAQLKEDPPSYDHAIKLLAEIKETLLSFLLPGHGRLRSRIEEVLDLPLIQQQAEKGALDIGQLSQFIVGMMGSLCAPCRDKDINKLKETDDIVPLLKAIFSMLDLMKVDMANFAVTSIRPHLMQQSAEYERNKFQEFLEKQPNALDYTEKWLEDTVRGLKEAGTDGSSAASSPPPSLLPLNVHNHAYLRLLKWDNASDPFPETVLMDQVRFQEMQQEVEQLVLLSSVLLIVYTTTGEAISGLPGLMETLKNTVNVMLADMHMPFFSAQDALATIGEKLCVDLSQCLSQHGYSPFSADRRSTLKGQILAAIQPDNTVRKLMDCRVQTYLLASLESSQHKTPPPLPGGLAPVSRELKELAVRFSRLVTFNKLVFSPFYQKILQKSLTSEECPNAET, from the exons CCAGCCCTCCTAGATTTGTGTCTGTGGAGGAGCTGATGGAGACGGCTAAAGGAGTCAACAACATGGCTTTGGCCCACGAAATAATGGTCAACCAGGCTTTTCAAGTCAAACCTGCAGAGCTTCCTGAAGGAAG TTTGGAGCGCAAGGTGAAGGAGATTATGCACAAAGCATTCTGGGATTGTTTGGAAGCTCAGTTGAAGGAGGACCCGCCGTCGTACGACCACGCCATCAAACTGCTGGCGGAGATCAAAGAG ACACTGCTGTCTTTCTTGCTGCCGGGACATGGACGTCTGCGGTCCCGtatcgaagaggttctggacctgCCTCTAATCCAGCAGCAGGCTGAGAAAGGAGCACTCGACATCGGTCAATTGTCCCAGTTCATTGTTGGGATGATGGGCTCGCTGTGCGCCCCCTGCAGGGACAAGGACATCAATAAGCTGAAGGAGACTGACGATATTGTGCCTCTGCTCAA GGCCATATTCTCCATGTTGGACCTGATGAAAGTGGACATGGCTAACTTTGCAGTGACCAGCATCAGGCCTCATCTGATGCAGCAGTCAGCTGAGTATGAGAGGAACAAGTTCCAGGAGTTTCTGGAGAAACAACCCA ATGCCTTAGACTATACTGAGAAGTGGCTTGAGGACACAGTGAGAGGCTTGAAAGAGGCTGGGACAGACGGTTCTAGTGCCGCCTCATCTCCCCCACCTTCACTCCTCCCACTTAATGTCCATAATCATGCCTATCTGCGCCTGCTGAAATGGGACAACGCCTCGGACCCCTTCCCAGAG aCAGTATTAATGGATCAGGTTCGGTTCCAGGAGATGCAGCAGGAGGTTGAGCAGTTAGTGTTGCTCTCCTCCGTGCTCCTCATTGTCTACACTACCACAGGAGAGGCCATCTCAGGCTTGCCCGGACTGATGGAGACCCTTAAAAACACTGTCAACGTCATGCTTGCAGACATGCACATGCC GTTTTTTAGTGCACAGGATGCCTTAGCAACCATTGGGGAGAAACTGTGTGTTGACCTGAGTCAGTGTCTCAGCCAGCATGGCTACTCTCCCTTCTCTGCTGACCGGAGGAGCACTCTGAAGGGGCAAATCTTAGCCGCCATCCAGCCAGACAACACAGTCCGCAAGTTGATGG acTGCCGGGTTCAGACCTACCTCCTGGCTTCCCTGGAGTCCAGTCAACACAagacccctcctcctctcccaggAGGTCTGGCCCCAGTCAGCAGGGAGCTGAAAGAACTCGCTGTTCGCTTCAGTCGCCTCGTCACTTTCAACAAGCTGGTCTTCTCCCCTTTCTACCAAAAGATTCTCCAGAAAAGCCTGACGTCAGAGGAGTGTCCCAACGCAGAGACATAA